From a single Opisthocomus hoazin isolate bOpiHoa1 chromosome 6, bOpiHoa1.hap1, whole genome shotgun sequence genomic region:
- the RNF2 gene encoding E3 ubiquitin-protein ligase RING2 isoform X1 yields the protein MSQAVQTNGTQPLSKTWELSLYELQRTPQEAITDGLEIVVSPRSLHSELMCPICLDMLKNTMTTKECLHRFCADCIITALRSGNKECPTCRKKLVSKRSLRPDPNFDALISKIYPSRDEYEAHQERVLARISKHNNQQALSHSIEEGLKIQAMNRLQRGKKQQIENGSGAEDNGDSSHCSNASTHSNQEAGPSNKRTKTSDDSGLELDNTTTAVAIDPVMDGASEIELVFRPHPTLMENDDSAQTRYIKTSGNATVDHLSKYLAVRLALEELRSKGESNQMNLDAASEKQYTIYIATANGQFTVLNGSFSLELVSEKYWKVNKPMELYYAPTKEHK from the exons ATGTCTCAAGCCGTGCAGACAAACGGGACGCAACCTTTAAGCAAAACGTGGGAGCTCAGCTTGTACGAACTGCAGCGAACGCCTCAG GAAGCAATCACTGATGGCTTGGAAATAGTGGTGTCACCCCGGAGCCTGCACAGCGAGCTGATGTGTCCCATCTGCCTGGATATGTTAAAAAACACCATGACCACCAAAGAGTGTTTGCATCGCTTCTGTGCCGACTGCATCATTACAGCCCTCAGGAGCGG CAACAAAGAGTGTCCCACGTGTCGTAAAAAGCTCGTTTCGAAAAGATCTCTGAGACCAGATCCCAATTTTGATGCTCTCATCAGTAAAATTTACCCAAGCCGAGATGAGTATGAAGCTCATCAGGAGAGAGTGCTGGCAAGAATCAGCAAGCACAATAACCAGCAAGCTTTGAGTCACAGCATTGAGGAAGGATTAAAGATTCAGGCCATGAACAG GTTGCAGAGGGGCAAGAAACAGCAGATTGAGAATGGCAGCGGAGCAGAAGACAATGGGGACAGCTCACACTGCAGCAATGCCTCAACGCACAGCAATCAGGAAGCGGGGCCTAGCAACAAGAGGACCAAAACTTCGGATGATTCTGGGCTCGAGCTGGACAACACCACCACAGCGGTGGCTATTGACCCCGTAATGGATGGCGCTAGTGAAATCGAGCTGGTCTTCAGGCCTCACCCGACCCTCATGGAGAATGACGACAGCGCACAGACAAG GTACATCAAGACCTCAGGCAACGCCACCGTTGATCACTTGTCCAAGTATCTCGCTGTGAGACTGGCTTTGGAGGAGCTGCGTAGCAAAGGAGAATCAAACCAGATGAACCTTGACGCGGCCAGCGAGAAGCAGTACACCATTTACATCGCCACCGCCAACGGGCAGTTCACT GTATTAAATGGGTCATTTTCCTTGGAACTGGTCAGTGAGAAGTACTGGAAAGTGAACAAACCCATGGAACTGTACTATGCGCCAACAAAGGAGCATAAATAA
- the RNF2 gene encoding E3 ubiquitin-protein ligase RING2 isoform X2 encodes MCPICLDMLKNTMTTKECLHRFCADCIITALRSGNKECPTCRKKLVSKRSLRPDPNFDALISKIYPSRDEYEAHQERVLARISKHNNQQALSHSIEEGLKIQAMNRLQRGKKQQIENGSGAEDNGDSSHCSNASTHSNQEAGPSNKRTKTSDDSGLELDNTTTAVAIDPVMDGASEIELVFRPHPTLMENDDSAQTRYIKTSGNATVDHLSKYLAVRLALEELRSKGESNQMNLDAASEKQYTIYIATANGQFTVLNGSFSLELVSEKYWKVNKPMELYYAPTKEHK; translated from the exons ATGTGTCCCATCTGCCTGGATATGTTAAAAAACACCATGACCACCAAAGAGTGTTTGCATCGCTTCTGTGCCGACTGCATCATTACAGCCCTCAGGAGCGG CAACAAAGAGTGTCCCACGTGTCGTAAAAAGCTCGTTTCGAAAAGATCTCTGAGACCAGATCCCAATTTTGATGCTCTCATCAGTAAAATTTACCCAAGCCGAGATGAGTATGAAGCTCATCAGGAGAGAGTGCTGGCAAGAATCAGCAAGCACAATAACCAGCAAGCTTTGAGTCACAGCATTGAGGAAGGATTAAAGATTCAGGCCATGAACAG GTTGCAGAGGGGCAAGAAACAGCAGATTGAGAATGGCAGCGGAGCAGAAGACAATGGGGACAGCTCACACTGCAGCAATGCCTCAACGCACAGCAATCAGGAAGCGGGGCCTAGCAACAAGAGGACCAAAACTTCGGATGATTCTGGGCTCGAGCTGGACAACACCACCACAGCGGTGGCTATTGACCCCGTAATGGATGGCGCTAGTGAAATCGAGCTGGTCTTCAGGCCTCACCCGACCCTCATGGAGAATGACGACAGCGCACAGACAAG GTACATCAAGACCTCAGGCAACGCCACCGTTGATCACTTGTCCAAGTATCTCGCTGTGAGACTGGCTTTGGAGGAGCTGCGTAGCAAAGGAGAATCAAACCAGATGAACCTTGACGCGGCCAGCGAGAAGCAGTACACCATTTACATCGCCACCGCCAACGGGCAGTTCACT GTATTAAATGGGTCATTTTCCTTGGAACTGGTCAGTGAGAAGTACTGGAAAGTGAACAAACCCATGGAACTGTACTATGCGCCAACAAAGGAGCATAAATAA